A region of the Sphingobium yanoikuyae genome:
AAATGATCGAAGGCGCCGGTCATGCGTTCAACGAACCGGGCATATTGGACGCGCTGATCCGTGCGACCGACGGATTTGCGGGTTAATTCGCGTCACAGGGGGAAGGCATGGTGCGACTGACCGGAACCGGCATATTGGGTCTCGCCTTGCTCATCGGCGTGACGCTGTCCGGTATATTATGGGGCTGCCCCAGCTACAATGTCTACAGCAAGGAACAGGCCGGCCGTGCCGCCCTTGCAGAGGCACAATCCTCGCGCCAGATCGCGGTGCTGGAAGCGCGCGCGAAGCTGGAAAGCGCCAAGATGCTGGCCGATGCCGAAGTCGTTCGGGCCGAGGGGGCCGCGCGGGCCAACCGCATCCTGCAGGACAGCCTGGGCGGGCCGGATGGCTATCTGCGCTATCTGCAGATTCAG
Encoded here:
- a CDS encoding membrane protease subunit, encoding MVRLTGTGILGLALLIGVTLSGILWGCPSYNVYSKEQAGRAALAEAQSSRQIAVLEARAKLESAKMLADAEVVRAEGAARANRILQDSLGGPDGYLRYLQIQAIDNKDASLIYVPTEGGLPLLESSRLAPRAPGQAN